One window of the Pyrus communis chromosome 17, drPyrComm1.1, whole genome shotgun sequence genome contains the following:
- the LOC137723056 gene encoding probable pectinesterase 29 has product MSSFFQCVALVLVGLGLFGEADAQLYRVYGNKKIAYYTTTVDKSGRGDFTSVQSAIDAVPKNNRHWVSIKIKAGTYREKVTIPSDKPYIILKGENKRKTQIVWDDHDSLAQSPTFASFADNIIAKSITFVNSYNNPVNSNPQMPAVAAMISGDKSKFYRCGFFGLQDTLWDVSGRHYYKLCTIQGAVDFILGSGQSIFERCSISVLGGALGRGVAGFITAQGRDSPKDPNGFVFKDCKVIGNGSTFLGRPWRGYSRVIFYNSNFSDVVVPEGWAPWNMVGHEEQLTYAEHECYGPGANTSKRVSWEKKLSSDTVQQFASLEFINADGWLSDQPF; this is encoded by the exons ATGTCGTCGTTTTTCCAGTGTGTTGCCCTAGTTTTAGTAGGTCTTGGATTATTTGGAGAAGCAGATGCCCAACTGTATAGAGTATACGGCAATAAGAAGATTGCTTATTACACCACTACAGTTGATAAATCCGGCCGTGGCGATTTCACCTCCGTACAATCTGCCATCGATGCTGTTCCTAAAAACAACCGGCACTGGGTTTCTATCAAGATCAAGGCTGGCACGTATAg GGAAAAAGTGACTATCCCGAGTGATAAGCCGTACATAATTCTCAAAGGAGAAAATAAGCGCAAAACACAGATTGTTTGGGATGATCATGACTCACTTGCACAAAGCCCTACTTTCGCCTCATTCGCTGATAATATCATTGCCAAATCCATCACCTTTGtg AATTCATACAACAACCCTGTGAATAGCAACCCTCAAATGCCGGCAGTGGCGGCGATGATATCCGGTGACAAGTCGAAATTTTATCGATGTGGTTTCTTTGGGTTGCAAGACACTTTGTGGGATGTTAGTGGTCGTCACTACTATAAGCTTTGCACCATCCAGGGTGCGGTCGATTTCATCCTCGGCAGTGGCCAATCCATTTTTGAG AGATGTTCCATATCAGTTCTTGGTGGAGCTTTGGGACGTGGTGTGGCGGGTTTTATCACAGCACAGGGAAGAGACAGCCCAAAGGATCCCAATGGGTTTGTGTTCAAGGATTGCAAAGTGATTGGTAATGGTTCAACCTTCTTGGGAAGGCCATGGAGAGGTTACTCAAGGGTCATATTCTACAATTCCAATTTCTCAGACGTCGTCGTTCCTGAGGGCTGGGCTCCTTGGAATATGGTTGGCCACGA GGAGCAATTGACGTACGCAGAGCATGAGTGCTATGGACCAGGAGCCAACACTTCAAAGCG